From Thamnophis elegans isolate rThaEle1 chromosome 12, rThaEle1.pri, whole genome shotgun sequence, one genomic window encodes:
- the CLIP3 gene encoding CAP-Gly domain-containing linker protein 3, whose product MIGNEILKRGCHVDDRDGLTDMTLLHYACKAGAHGVGDPAAAVRLSNQLLALEADVTLRSRWTNMNALHYAAYFDVPELIRILLKASKPKVLNSTCNDFNHGTALHIAASNLCLGAVKCLLEHGANPAVRNSKGQVPADVVPDPMDMTLDKAEAAMIAKELKQLLLDAVPLSCSLPKVTLPNYDNIPGNLMLLSLGLKLGDRVLVDGQKVGTLRFCGTTEFASGQWVGVELDKPDGKNDGSVGGIRYFICPPKHGLFASVSKISKAADQTPSVTSTPRTPRMDFSRMTAKGRKEKDKDRKALRKKSLSVGSLDREGLKIDIGDQVLVAGQKQGVIRFYGKTDFAPGFWFGIELDKPTGKHDGSVFGVRYFTCTPKHGVFAPPSRVQRIGGPKDPQDGSSGKKVHQVTISQPKRNFTTVRSPKDITSENSISRILFCCWFPWMLRAEMQP is encoded by the exons ATGATCGGCAACGAG ATCCTGAAGCGTGGATGCCACGTTGATGACCGGGATGGGCTGACAGATATGACCCTCCTGCATTACGCGTGCAAAGCCGGCGCACACGGTGTGG GTGATCCCGCCGCCGCCGTGCGTCTCTCTAACCAGCTGCTGGCTCTGGAGGCAGACGTGACGCTGCGCAGCCGCTGGACCAACATGAATGCTCTCCATTACGCAGCTTACTTTGACGTCCCCGAACTCATCCGGATCCTCCTCAAGGCCTCCAAGCCGAAAG ttCTCAACTCGACGTGCAATGATTTCAACCACGGAACCGCCTTACACATCGCTGCTTCAAATCTCTGTTTGGGGGCTGTGAAGTGTCTTCTGGAACATGGGGCGAACCCCGCTGTCAGG aaCAGCAAAGGCCAGGTCCCGGCTGACGTCGTGCCAGATCCCATGGACATGACGCTGGACAAGGCCGAGGCCGCCATGATCGCCAAGGAGCTGAAGCAGCTGCTGCTGGACGCCGTGCCTTTGAGTTGCAGCCTGCCCAAGGTCACCCTGCCCAACTACGACAACATTCCCGGGAATCTCATGCTTCTCTCTCTCGGCCTGAAGCTGGGCGACCGCGTTCTGGTGGACGGGCAGAAG GTGGGCACCTTGCGTTTCTGTGGCACGACCGAGTTTGCCAGCGGCCAGTGGGTTGGCGTAGAGCTGGACAAGCCTGACGGGAAGAACGATGGCAGCGTGGGTGGCATCCGCTACTTCATTTGCCCACCAAAGCATG GGCTGTTTGCTTCGGTGTCCAAGATCTCCAAAGCAGCTGACCAAACCCCGTCGGTCACCTCCACCCCACGGACCCCCCGCATGGATTTTTCCCGCATGACAGCCAAAGGGCGCAAGGAGAAGGACAAGGACCGGAAAG CTCTCAGGAAAAAATCCTTATCCGTTGGCAGCCTGGACCGCGAAGGATTGAAGATCGACATTGGGGACCAGGTCCTGGTGGCAGGACAGAAGCAAGGGGTCATTCGTTTCTATGGGAAGACCGATTTTGCCCCAG GCTTCTGGTTCGGAATCGAGCTCGACAAACCGACGGGGAAACACGATGGCTCTGTTTTTGGGGTTCGCTACTTCACCTGCACCCCGAAGCACGGCGTCTTTGCCCCTCCGTCCAGGGTCCAGAG AATCGGCGGTCCGAAAGACCCCCAAGATGGCTCTTCCGGGAAAAAGGTCCATCAAGTCACCA TTTCACAGCCAAAGCGCAATTTTACTACAGTCAGATCTCCAAAAGACATCACATCGGAAAATTCCATCTCTAG GATCCTGTTCTGTTGCTGGTTCCCGTGGATGCTGCGTGCGGAAATGCAGCCGTAG